A single region of the Anas platyrhynchos isolate ZD024472 breed Pekin duck chromosome 6, IASCAAS_PekinDuck_T2T, whole genome shotgun sequence genome encodes:
- the TMEM254 gene encoding transmembrane protein 254 has translation MAAGTGAERLQDGSCHFQRSRLLWMIAIAFGMILLGWVTLGPSTIPYSYLGPFGTFLRYIAEHYHTWVCYAFYVSWLIHLVEALYGIQLCQSKGITDPAVQFHWFVQTLLFGYASFGLLVSYKPTAKKHY, from the exons ATGGCGGCGGGGACGGGCGCGGAGCGGCTGCAGGATGGCAGCTGCCACTTCCAGCGCTCCCGGCTGCTCTGGATGATCGCCATCGCCTTCGGCATGATCCTGCTGGGC tgGGTAACGCTTGGACCCTCAACCATACCTTATAGCTATTTGGGACCGTTTGGCACCTTCCTTCGCTATATCGCAGAGCACTACCACACGTGGGTGTGCTACGC gTTCTATGTATCCTGGCTGATTCACCTAGTAGAAGCCCTGTATGGTATTCAGTTATGCCA ATCTAAAGGCATCACTGACCCAGCAGTTCAGTTTCATTGGTTCGTTCAGACACTTCTATTCGGATACGCTTCTTTTGGTCTTCTGGTGTCTTACAAACCTACAGCCAAGAAGCACTACTAG
- the LOC101802992 gene encoding L-threonine ammonia-lyase, whose translation MVNPRGPPRARPMDMTSPGPLLPPYGVVVGVLLHLVVYLFAMLYSYAEQLFLKKDDNKINKRDAPAICDLHRCKDGPVRNGHIGQRPPSINPERLKDFVEEDYLNGDVKTWEMKIVSRNEELLGDALSLIPQSSTRTSQSSHNKLIRFEDISAAAFKIQSGVQKTPCMYSRLSKQYGVDIYLKKEFLQYTGSVKERGVLYLLTSLPQDQQRKGVIVASDGNFSMAVAYHASELRIPVFVIMSTSTSPARVKMCREYGAMVISYGTTAKDSQMHARRLAQENGYLYLEEEDSAVYLSGLGTVGLEMYEQVPKLDAVIFPAGGHCGLLAGSAAALKHLNPHISVIGVESESFPVLQQSLKAGHPAEDQACSNHHFYGDVSGLCFGNNSLQLTGKLVDKVVAVREEDILISMLRLLEYERATVDAEGAIGLAALVAGKLPELKGKRVAIAICSGNVELHLLQQCIARALTLDNRVCRFSLVLSDCPGDISKLLEILAREEARVLDIKQERMFVTSELFSVEVTCTVETRDKMHTAQLRNALLERYPTAAWTER comes from the exons ttatgctGAGCAGCTGTTCTTGAAAAA ggATGACAATAAAATCAACAAACGAGATGCCCCGGCAATTTGTGATCTTCACCGTTGTAAGGATGGGCCAGTAAGAAATGGCCACATTGGGCAGAGGCCACCCTCTATCAACCCTGAAAGACTGAAAGATTTTGTTGAAGAGGATTACCTCAATGGGGATGTGAAGACCTGGGAAATGAAGATAGTCAGCCGTAACGAGGAGTTACTTGGGGATGCCCTTTCCCTCATTCCTCAGTCAAGCACCAGGACCAGCCAGTCAAGCCACAACAAGCTGATTCGATTTGAAGACATAAGTGCAGCGGCTTTCAAAATCCAGAGCGGTGTTCAGAAAACACCCTGCATG TACTCCAGGCTATCCAAGCAGTATGGAGTGGATATCTACCTAAAGAAAGAGTTCCTCCAGTACACAGGATCTGTGAAGGAGCGAGGTGTGCTTTATCTTCTGACATCATTGCCTCAG GATCAGCAAAGAAAGGGGGTGATAGTGGCTTCAGACGGTAACTTTTCCATGGCTGTTGCTTACCACGCCTCAGAGCTTCGTATCCCAGTGTTTGTCATTATGTCAACCAGCACTTCCCCAGCCAGAGTGAAGATGTGCCGTGAGTATGGTGCCATGGTTATATCCTATGGCACTACAGCTAAGGATTCCCAGATGCATGCAAGACGGCTGGCACAGGAGAATGGTTACCTCTACCTCGAGGA GGAGGACAGTGCTGTCTACCTGTCGGGCCTGGGAACTGTGGGACTGGAGATGTACGAGCAGGTGCCAAAGCTGGACGCGGTGATTTTCCCAGCAGGAGGCCACTGTGGCCTGCTGGCAGGGTCGGCTGCTGCACTCAAACACCTCAACCCACATATTTCTGTAATT GGTGTTGAATCTGAAAGTTTCCCTGTATTGCAACAATCCCTAAAGGCTGGCCACCCCGCTGAAGACCAGGCTTGCAGCAATCATCACTTTTATGgag ATGTGAGTGGACTTTGCTTTGGCAACAATTCTTTGCAGCTGACTGGGAAACTTGTGGATAAAGTTGTTGCTGTGAG AGAGGAGGACATCCTCATTTCCATGCTGAGACTGCTGGAGTATGAGCGAGCCACAGTTGATGCAGAAGGGGCCATTGGACTTGCAGCACTGGTTGCTGGGAAGCTGCCTGAGTTGAAGGGTAAAAG AGTGGCAATTGCTATATGCAGTGGAAATGTGGAGTTACATTTGCTGCAGCAGTGCATAGCTCGTGCCCTGACCCTTGATAACAGAGTGTGCAGATTTTCTCTTGTGCTTTCTGACTGCCCAGGAGACATTTCAAAGCTACTGGAGATTCTGGCTCGGGAAGAAGCAAG AGTTTTGGATATCAAGCAAGAACGAATGTTTGTGACGTCTGAGCTCTTCAGTGTTGAG GTTACCTGCACTGTGGAGACCAGAGACAAAATGCACACAGCCCAGCTGAGGAACGCACTCCTGGAACGCTACCCGACAGCCGCGTGGACAGAGCGGTGA